The Aedes albopictus strain Foshan chromosome 2, AalbF5, whole genome shotgun sequence region aaaaaagaatcataaattctattatttagaacagcatttgaaccaatttaaattggataataaattttatatgatgaatcatttttggtgatgaatgattaatgattgattaatattttttcttatgattatgattactgattaatgattagattgcaaaaacagtgtgattaagattaatgattaatgattaaatgagattttttgtgattatgattaatgattttgattaatcttaatcattaatcattaatcattaatcatgattaaatttatgattaatgattaacgctctgcaacagactatgatgggtagtaatacattgcatgtctagtatcagtgaaaactattaatGATTAaccaaacgatgaaatttgagcaaaaccatgcacaatttttaaaaaatacagaaaaaagccacgtattttcggctccccgcaaaaggggttcttagcacaactattacccttgacaataaaaaaaatccgtggaaaacaaagaagatattgcatttctaccaaaagtagatcgttccGGGTGTTAACGGGTTAGTGTGTATTTCAActaaaagctaattctacacttagcagGGTGCTTAAGTTGAAAAAGGCGTTAAAAGAgagaattttgtgcataaattttaTCTCCCTGCTGAGCTTTTGTGGCGGGACCAAGGAGGTTTCCATGAAGTTCccagaaaacccaaaaaatgggGTCCAAAGGGGCTTCAGGGCGTTCAGAGAGGTTTCAGGTGCGATTGATGACATTTCAGCATcacttcaaggggttttcaggggcatttcagggggtttcaggagtctCTAAAAGGTGTTAAAAGAGattttaggggcaattcaaattgaataCGGGGATTTAATGGGTGTTTTTATGCGGTTATAGACATTTCAGGGACGCTACAAGTACTAAAACCCCCTAAaccgcccctgagactccctaaaacttcctgaaatgcctctgagacctccAGATACCCCCCAAGATCCTGAGATCCCCATGAAACGCTACTTGAGACATCCAAGTATTCCTAAAATTTCCCTGGGAAACTTTGGAACGTCTCtgagcccctgaaacgcctccaAGAGCCTCTGAAaagcccctgagactcccttttgcgcccttgagacctcctggtatCTTTTTGAACCTCCTGAAAAGTCCTTGAGATCTCCAGGCATCCCTATTCAAGTCTGTGCACAAGGGGTTTTTGGGGGTCAAACCTCGCCCATTGCAGATGTTtcgactctatgacatttccccgaattccattaccctgaatgacattaccccgaattccattaccccgaatgacccatttccccgaatattTTGTTTTGTCTATAATGAATTGTCTAtttgcttaaccctttggagccggaggggtcatatatgaccccggcgatgaaaccgagcataacaaacgtgttcgacaccagcgagattgcgtcgacagcggcgaaaaaaatcggctccaaaaggttaaatgaaGGAAAGCCATGCCGTTAGTCCCGGAATGGACTAGCTTGATTGATAAAATTTTATTCTGCTTCTTAGAGAATATTGAGAATAATAAACTAGTGGTCATGTCACTATTCTATATGACAGTacaccttgaaagaacagcctatgattaaaagaaggaaaaatctctgataaaagtaTTACCAATTGAAAAGCTAATAAATTCCTTGAAATAATAACTAGATAGAAttgcctatgtttgaaagaaggatacacATCTGATGATCATATTAGCAGTTGGAATGCCATAAAGTTCCTCAGTAGTCTGGCTAGAAAGAACAACATATGCGCAATGAaggaaaatctttgttgaaaatatggCTAACCACTTGGAGCACCGTTAGTTACCCAGAGCGGGTCTCCAGATAGGCTTGCGAATAATTTTTTCAGGGAAATgggccattcggggtaatggaccATTCGgagtaatgggtcattcggggtaataaaattcggggaaatgtcctaaagcccccTGAGATGCCCTCAAGCACTCCTGAAACTTTTAAGCATCCCCTAAAACGCCGCTAAGACCCCCTGAAGCACTCCACAGATCCCCTGGAGCCCCCTGAGAATTGCCTCTGAGTCCCCTGGAACCCTCCTCTAACCCCTTATGAAGAAGAAATTCTAGGGAAGATTAATCGTTCCCAGGATGGCCGTGCgggcttggatttttttttttttttctgtgtattttaacttacagctaattctacactatgcGGGCGTAGAAGTCATGCTCGTCGCTACGCCCATATCGGATCACGACTCGCTGGTGTACGCTTCCTACGACACGAGGGTGGCTGTGTGGAGGAGGACGTTAAGTTCGTCACCTCTTTTAATCGGTTCTCGTTTCGAtgatcaaagtttattatttaccTGAATGCAAAAGGAATTCATCGGAACAATAACGAGGTCGAATGGTGAAGGCCAAATGGAAAACCGCGGCAGCAGAAAGTCGACAACGGAAAATTTTATATGGAAGAAGcaaagaagaaggaagaaaatgTGGGAGAAAAAAGAACGAAATACGAAGCTTGAAGAGCCAAGAGAAAACAAAATTAGAAGGAAGAAAGAAGAATAAAAAATCCAGAAGTGTAAAAAAAGTGCAACGAATGCTAAAATATAAAGATAAAAACCATGAAGTATGCAAGAAGCATAAGTTAAAATGCACGTAAATAAAAAAGCAATGAATAACAAGAAGACGTAGCAAGTTGAAGAATATGATAATATCACAGAGACAAGACAAGTCGCAAAGAATGACTAATAGTGGAAGAAATGAAATGAAACTTGTTGATTGCGCCCACTGTGCGCAATCGCAGCACCTTCCATTCCAGCTACTTTGACAAGCCCTGACATTTGTCTCTGACAGATTAAGGGATAAAGGAATCGGTGGAATGTCAAAAGCTGCTGACTCATGGTGCTGAAGAGAGTTATTAATTGCTCGTgaagaattattataaaatttcCTAAAAACTAAAATTAACTATTTGTATACAAACCTACGATATTACTGAATTATTATTGCGAAGGTTAGTTGCATTTTGGTAAGGATTAAGATAATATTATTAGAAGATTGTGCTAATATCATATTTTCGATGTGCAGCTGTAGGATATACCGAGAAGGCAGGAGTCCTTTCGAAGTGTTTTATTGTGTAGAAAAATCGGTGAAGGTAACACTAAATTGTACAAATTTAAATGAATTATTCAACAATTTTGATTGTTAATAGTAGGTCGCTCGAAAGCATTGTCCTCCCACGAAACACTCCGGGTACGAATTCATAGAAACCCACAAACGTGAGTGTTCAAACTTCAAACGTAACCTGTAAAAGTAAACATGTAATTAACGCTTCATatgaatttcaggaaatttttaataTCGTCATCAAAATAaacatattcaaaaattacgGAAACTGTTTCAATCGTTGCTGGAAGCAACACATTAAAAATTTCGTTTCCCGGACCAGCTGAGGATAAACTAAACGATGCCACCGCTTGCACCTCCTCCAGAACGTAGTTGTTTGATGTGCCAATCGGAAGACGACAGCCGGATGGTATGCTGTGACGGCTGCCACAACTGGTTCCACTTCGACTGTGTCGGAGTGACGGAGTCCATTGCTCATCACCCGTGGATCTGTCCGAGCTGCGTCAAACCAAGTACCAAAGGACCACCATCTGCGACTGGCGAGTCAACGTCAGCACCACCGACAGTCAAACAATCTGTGCCAGCCGCACCACCACTCGCGACAGATCCGCTAGGTTTATCTGCACCACCAAATTCATCTGGGCCGCCAGCCCCATTCGCGCCATCAGCTCCATTCGCTCCAGCAGCGCCCTCCGCACCGCTGGTTCCTTCAGTGACATCGCTTCAGCTGCCTGTAGATCTGCAGCTAAAAATGCTTGAAGAAGAGCGGGAGATCGAGCGAAAATATCTTCAGCGAAAATATCGGCTAATGATGGAAGCATCCGGAACAGCTCATAACCAACCTTCAACTTCTCAAGCGATTCATGACGACAGCTTTCGCCAGCCACCATGTCATTCCTCACCGTTTCGGCCAACTCATCCTGTCGTTCCAGAGCTACACCTCCTCGAAGGCACCGGTGCAGCGAACGAAACAGGGTTACTTAATTCGAGCCAAATCGCTGCTCGTCACGCGGTAGCCAAGGAACTGCCGGCGTATAGCGGTGAACCAGAGGAATGGCCGCTGTTTATAGCAACGTACGAGAACACAACTAGACTTTGCGGGTACACGCCGGAAGAAAATATGGTTCGGTTGCAGCGCTGTCTCCGGGGTAAAGCACTAGAAGCGGTGAAATGCCAATTACTTCACCCGGCCAATCTAGACTTCGCCCTTTCAACTTTGAGGATGCTCTTTGGCCGTCCAGAAATTATTGTGCATACCCTCATCGAAAAAATCAACCGAATACCGGCACCCAAGGCAGACAGGCTCAGTACGCTTGTGGACTTCGCACTAGCCGTCCGAAACATGGTCGCTACGGTAAAAGCCTGTAAGCTAGAAGAACATCTGTATAACATCACCCTACTTCAAGGTCTGGTAGACCGGCTTCCAACGATGATTAAACTGAACTGGGCAACGTACCGTGTTCAACTACCACGGGTTTCGCTTGTGGAGTTTAGCGACTGGCTGTATACTGTAGCGGAAGCAGCAAGTACGGTAACGATGCCGACACCCGTTGTTGCTTACGACAAGTTACGTCGCGGCGCTAAGGAAGATGGGTTTCTTCACGTTCATTCCGAACACGAATCAGGTGCTAGTTCAATACAGCGGCCGAAAAATTGCTGTTTGATTTGTCAAGGATCATGCAACGCCGTAGAGACTTGTCAGGAGTTCCTTAATCTCGATCACTCCGACCGATGGGCTGCTTTGCGCGAGCATAAGTTGTGCCGAACCTGCCTAGGAACCCATCGAGGACTCTGTAGGTCAGGCGACATATGTGGTAGGAATGGATGCACATTCAAACACCATCGCCTGCTTCACAATGACCGTAGCGAAATCAACGTTCCCGCTACCAGGTACCCTACACAGTCCAATCAGACCACTAACACCGAGTCGTCCGCCAGTGCTACCCAGTACAACTGTAACACGCACAGATGGAATGAGAAGTCAGTACTGTTCCAATACGTACCTGTAATACTTCACAGTAACGGGAATACAGTGCATACCTACGCATTCATTGACGGTGGATCCCATATGAcgctgctcgaggaggacctggcTGCAGAACTAAACCTCCGGGGAGAGAAGCATCCTCTCTGTATTCGCTGGACGGCCGATCACTGTCGCTTCGAGGATAACGCCGAACGTATTTCGCTTCAAGTCTCCGGAACGCAAAGTGGTAGCACCAAATTTTCTTTGATGGACGTGTTTACCGTCAAAGACTTGAAATTGCCTGCGCAGTCTCTCTCTGTAGCAACTATGTGCAAACGCTACAGCTACCTAAGGGGGTTACCTGTTCAGTCATACAACGACGTGCGCCCCCGTCTTCTGATAGGGATGAACAATATACGGTTGGGCCACCCCCTAGATAGTCGTGAGGGCAGAGAGAACGAACCGATAGCAACAAGAACGCGTCTAGGTTGGACAATATTCGGAATTTGTTTGGATGATCATCCGAAACCGATAACAGTCCCATACAGTTTCCACATCTGCTCCCACTCACAAAATGATGAGGATGATCTACACACCACGGTAAAGAACTACTTTGCACTGGAGAGTTTGGGAATCGCCGCACCCAAAAAGGAATTGCTTTCAACGGACGACGAACGTGCTGTTAAAATACTGCGGGAAAACACGCGGCTCGAGAACGGCCGATATAGCACAACTCTATTATGGAAATACGACGACGTACGTTTGCCAAACAATAAAGCAATGGCCCTCAGACGTCACCACTGCCTTGTAAAAAGAATGAAACGCGAACCATCGCTAGGCGAAGTACTCAGAAAGAAAATAGCCGACTACATCCAAAAGGGATTCATTCGTAAGCTGTCGCCTGAGGAGGGGCGAAAGGCAGGTGACCGCATCTGGTACCTACCTATTTTTCCTGTATCAAACCCAAACAAGCCAGGCAAAGTTCGCATCGTGTGGGATGCTGCAGCATCGGTCGCAGGCACGTCTCTGAACTCCGTCTTACTAAAAGGTCCCGATCAATTGAAGCCCTTGCCTTATATACTCTACAAATTTCGGGAACGACCAGTCGCTATATGTGGAGACATAGAGGAAATGTTCCACCAGGTCAGGATGAGCGATGAGGACCAGCAAAGTCAACGTTTCCTGTTTCAAGATAACACGGACGCAGCCGAACCAGATGAATATGTAATGACGGTTATGACCTTCGGTGCTACTTGCTCACCAAGCAGCGCACAATTCATCATTAATCGTAATGCCGAGCGCTTCGAAGAGCAGCTACCAGCAGCAGTCGAGGCTATTCGAGAAAACCATTATGTTGACGACATGCTTGCCAGTGTCGATACAGAAGCAGAAGCCGTACAGCTAGCTAGAGATGTCCATTTCATCCACCAGCAAGGAGGGTTCAAAATGAGGGGCTGGATTTCAAATTCTTCGACCGTTATGGAGGCGCTCAACGGTACAGAAGCCGTCGAAAGGAATTTGGATCTCAATACAAATACCGCTCTGGAGAAAGTATTAGGGATGTGGTGGAATATCAAGTCGGACGAGTTCCAGTACAAACTGTCAAAGGAGCGTCACGCCGATCTCTTGTTCAATGCCAAGCATCCCACCAAGCGAGAGATACTCAGTGTTCTCATGTCCATATATGACCCTCTTGGATTACTCGCCAACTTCCTCATGCCACTTAAACTCTTGCTGCAGGAGATTTGGCGCTCAGGAGTGGCATGGGATGAGCCAATTGCAGATCCGCAACTCCAGAAGTGGAAGTCATGGTTGACCTATCTACCCCAGGCGGGTTCAGTACGGATTCGTCGGTGTTATACTGCACTGGCACCCTACGAACAGTTGACCACCGAGCTACACACGTTTGTGGATGCCAGTGAACTTGGCTACTGTGCGGTGTCCTATCTACGACTTGAACTAGGGGAACACATTGAATGCGTGCTGATAGGTGCCAAAACTAGAGTAGCACCGCTCAAATTTGTATCCATCCCCCGTCTAGAGCTCCAAGCAGCAGTGGTAGGCAGTCGTCTCGCTAAAAGCATTCAAGATGGTCATTCAATAAGGATAGGACGTCGGTTTTTCTGGACTGATGCCGCAGATGTGCTTTGCTGGTTACGCTCAGACCACCGTTCGTATTCACCGTTTGTGGCACATCGAGCATGCGAAATTCTAGAAACGACCGACATCTCCGAGTGGAAGTACGTACCGACTAAAGAGAACGTTGCTGATGAGGGCACCAAATGCCTACGAAAGTTGAGTCTTGATGCTACAAGCCGGTGGAGGAAAGGACCAACATTTATTTGGAAACCTATGGTGGAATGGCCTATGGAACCCCTCCGTAGGAGCATGACTGACCTAGAAATGCGGCCAAGTATGCTACACCATTCTGTGGTGAGTGAGCATCTAAAACCGGAAAACTTTTCAAGCTGGCGGCACCTGGTAACGGTTACGGCACTAGTTCATCGATTCCCTAACAATATTAGGAAAAGAATCGCAGGCGATGTACCTACAGTGGGCCCACTAAAACGCGAGGAGCTGCTTTGCGCTGAGCTGTTTCACTACAAGAGATGCCAAGAAGAATCTTACGCCGACGAACTGACACTACTGAAATCTACGGGTACAGGTAAGCGATATCTTCCAAAAAACAGTCGCCTCTATAAACTATGTCCAATAGTCGATACTGATGGAGTAATGCGCATCCACGGCCGCATCGATGCTTGCGACTACGTAGATGAATACGCTAAACACCCGATTATATTACCCCGAGGACATTTCGTTACGAAACTAGTTCTTCAAGATATTCATGAACGGTATCACCACCAGTGTCAAGAAACGTTCCTGAACGAGGCGCGAAGCAGATTTTATATCCCTAGAATACGCGCCGAATGTAAGAAAGTTGCATCTGATTGTCAGCGCTGTAAAATTCGACGGGCAACACCGACACAACCAGCCATGGGCGATCTACCTAAGGCCCGTTTAGCAGCATTTGTCCGACCCTTTTCCTACGTTGGAGTAGACTATTTTGGCCCGTATAATGTTGCAGTTGGCAGAAGAGTAGAGAAACGATGGGGCGTGCTAGTGACCTGTCTCACCGTGCGAGCTATTCATATAGAAGTAGCTCACTCTCTGGACACAGGGTCTTGCATTATGGCTCTACGTAATTGCTTCGCTCGACGAGGGGTCCCGGTACAAATTATAAGCGATCGTGGTACCAATTTTGTAGCGTCGGAGAAAGAACTGAAAAGAGCTTTGTCCATGGTGGATCAAGATGAGCTGATCAAGGAATTTACGTCGGAATCCACGTCATGGACATTCAACCCCCCTGCTACCCCCCATATGGGTGGAGCATGGGAGAGGTTGATACAATCCGTGAAGAAAATCTTATCGGAATTGCGGTTACCTCGCCTACCACGTGACGAAGTAT contains the following coding sequences:
- the LOC134288946 gene encoding uncharacterized protein LOC134288946, translating into MPPLAPPPERSCLMCQSEDDSRMVCCDGCHNWFHFDCVGVTESIAHHPWICPSCVKPSTKGPPSATGESTSAPPTVKQSVPAAPPLATDPLGLSAPPNSSGPPAPFAPSAPFAPAAPSAPLVPSVTSLQLPVDLQLKMLEEEREIERKYLQRKYRLMMEASGTAHNQPSTSQAIHDDSFRQPPCHSSPFRPTHPVVPELHLLEGTGAANETGLLNSSQIAARHAVAKELPAYSGEPEEWPLFIATYENTTRLCGYTPEENMVRLQRCLRGKALEAVKCQLLHPANLDFALSTLRMLFGRPEIIVHTLIEKINRIPAPKADRLSTLVDFALAVRNMVATVKACKLEEHLYNITLLQGLVDRLPTMIKLNWATYRVQLPRVSLVEFSDWLYTVAEAASTVTMPTPVVAYDKLRRGAKEDGFLHVHSEHESGASSIQRPKNCCLICQGSCNAVETCQEFLNLDHSDRWAALREHKLCRTCLGTHRGLCRSGDICGRNGCTFKHHRLLHNDRSEINVPATRYPTQSNQTTNTESSASATQYNCNTHRWNEKSVLFQYVPVILHSNGNTVHTYAFIDGGSHMTLLEEDLAAELNLRGEKHPLCIRWTADHCRFEDNAERISLQVSGTQSGSTKFSLMDVFTVKDLKLPAQSLSVATMCKRYSYLRGLPVQSYNDVRPRLLIGMNNIRLGHPLDSREGRENEPIATRTRLGWTIFGICLDDHPKPITVPYSFHICSHSQNDEDDLHTTVKNYFALESLGIAAPKKELLSTDDERAVKILRENTRLENGRYSTTLLWKYDDVRLPNNKAMALRRHHCLVKRMKREPSLGEVLRKKIADYIQKGFIRKLSPEEGRKAGDRIWYLPIFPVSNPNKPGKVRIVWDAAASVAGTSLNSVLLKGPDQLKPLPYILYKFRERPVAICGDIEEMFHQVRMSDEDQQSQRFLFQDNTDAAEPDEYVMTVMTFGATCSPSSAQFIINRNAERFEEQLPAAVEAIRENHYVDDMLASVDTEAEAVQLARDVHFIHQQGGFKMRGWISNSSTVMEALNGTEAVERNLDLNTNTALEKVLGMWWNIKSDEFQYKLSKERHADLLFNAKHPTKREILSVLMSIYDPLGLLANFLMPLKLLLQEIWRSGVAWDEPIADPQLQKWKSWLTYLPQAGSVRIRRCYTALAPYEQLTTELHTFVDASELGYCAVSYLRLELGEHIECVLIGAKTRVAPLKFVSIPRLELQAAVVGSRLAKSIQDGHSIRIGRRFFWTDAADVLCWLRSDHRSYSPFVAHRACEILETTDISEWKYVPTKENVADEGTKCLRKLSLDATSRWRKGPTFIWKPMVEWPMEPLRRSMTDLEMRPSMLHHSVVSEHLKPENFSSWRHLVTVTALVHRFPNNIRKRIAGDVPTVGPLKREELLCAELFHYKRCQEESYADELTLLKSTGTGKRYLPKNSRLYKLCPIVDTDGVMRIHGRIDACDYVDEYAKHPIILPRGHFVTKLVLQDIHERYHHQCQETFLNEARSRFYIPRIRAECKKVASDCQRCKIRRATPTQPAMGDLPKARLAAFVRPFSYVGVDYFGPYNVAVGRRVEKRWGVLVTCLTVRAIHIEVAHSLDTGSCIMALRNCFARRGVPVQIISDRGTNFVASEKELKRALSMVDQDELIKEFTSESTSWTFNPPATPHMGGAWERLIQSVKKILSELRLPRLPRDEVLRSSLIEVENIVNSRPLTHIPVEFESSPALTPNHFLVGSSNGLKSLIPFDDSATALQWSYKASQTLANLFWRRWVSEYLPTITRRTKWFTPASPLSVGDIVIIVDPKYPRNYWPKGRVLATTISKDGQVRQATVQTASGIFQRSVVNLAVLDVGAKNSKPEADPVTGGEC